The Carcharodon carcharias isolate sCarCar2 unplaced genomic scaffold, sCarCar2.pri scaffold_1067_ctg1, whole genome shotgun sequence sequence ctctcctttctctcccacttcctttgtccctctcttcctccctctctctctcccttcccctcctcctctccctcccactctctctccctacccctccccctctccctcccactaccgctctctcctccactctctgtcattcctcccctccatctcccctccctctgccccctttccctccatctctcccacactctccctcttgccctccctctctgccactaccactctctctctctctccttgtctccccttctctctctccctccctctctctcactctccctctctgccagttcctctctcttcccctccctccgtcccaccctctttctctccacctttcccacccctccctctctccctctctctccccatccctctcttcccctctctcccatcccctctctccctccctcttccatcctctctctccccctccctccctcctccgccctctcccccctctgctctctcctcctccctccgtccgtccctctttcccactccctcccccatgcCATCCATTTcttcccatctctccctctctccccctccctcccctctctctcttcttcgtctcctcctttctctctctctctctctctctcactccctccctcagtgatGCATTGCCCAGTGACCCACCCCAGCTTTGTGACCTCACAGAGGCACAGAATTGGCCCCCACCCCGAGACCGGGCAGCGGCCGATGGGCTCAGACCTTCTCGTCAATGCAACAGACTGGATGCCCTcgtccaccacacccacccccctcccaaacccctcgagaaacaaaccccccccccctctgaAGAAGCGCCGTTCCCGTCCAACATGAAGGCGCTGCCGTTTGTTTACTGATCGAGGCCTCCGCTCGCAGCTGCCTCCGGACCCTTCCCTGGCGACCCTCCATCTTGTGGTCTTCCTCGGTGGCCATTTTGAATCCattccccgctctccctccccccccccctccggccccctccacacccccaccccccacaacctctGCTTTGGCTCCCTTCCTGAACACACGTTTTCAAACCCTGACGTATACGTATGTTTATATAAGTATAGGCACGTATTTATACATATAATACGCACATATGTGTAAATCCTCTCCTTGGTGATAGAAACGAttacttccccccccctcccagtgCCTCCGGTAAAGGATGTAAATATGTCGAGGGTGGCGAGGATGGATTCGGGGCGAGGTTGGCGTTGAACCTTTCTCGTTTCGGCCTGCCCCGTGGGATCTTCGCCTTgcgggttgggtggttggggtggggggcggggttggagGGCCGGTGCTGAGTTTGCGGCCCATGTTTTAGGAGCGCCTGCCCGCCTCTTGAGGgctcgcccctccccctcccctatcccctcccccgcgccccacctccccacccctcgcAATGGCCAACTCGCAAGCCACGATGGTGTCCACCGTCTTGGAGAAGCACGGCTACCAGCTGATCCGCCAGCTCGGCAAAGGGGCCTACGCCACGGTCTGGGAGGCCTACTTCAAGACGTGGCAGACGaccgtggccatcaaggtgctgcAGAAGGAGAAGGCCGAGGGACGGTTCCTCACCAAGTTCCTGCCCCGCGAGATCCAGGTCTGGAAGTCCCTCAAGCACCCGAACATCATCAACTTCTACCAGTCCATCGAGACCACCAACCGGGTCtacatcatgctggagctggcgccGGGGGGCGAGGTCCTGGACACGATCCGCTTGAATGGGGCATGCGATGAGGAGATGTCGGGCAAATGGTTCGAGCAGCTGTGCCAGGGGATGGCCTACATCCACAGCAAGGGGATGGTGCACAGGTGAGGAAGGTGgttggttgtggggggagggagggctggcagggggaggagggctgGCAGTGGGGAGGAGGGCTGGCTGTGGGGAGGAGGGCTGGCTGTGGGGAGGAGGGctggcagtgggggggagggctgGCAGTGGGGAGGAGGGCTGGCAGTGGGGAggagggctggcagggggaggagggctggcagtgggggggagggctgGCAGTGGGGAggagggctggcagggggaggagggctgGCAGTGGGGAGGAAGgactgggagggggaggagggctgggaaggggagggggcctGGGATTTCGGAGGAGGgctgggagtggggaggaggtgtaGCAGTGGGAGaagtccacctccctccctgtctatctctctctctccccgtctgtctgtctctctctctctcttcaccaccacccccccatcccttcctctctctccccctgtctccctttctctcaccccctctctctctctctccctccctcctctctctcactccctccctcagtgatGCAAGATGCAACGCCCTATGACCCGCCCGAGCTTTGTGACCTCACAGAGGCACAGAATTTGATCTCACAGAGGCACAGAATTGGCCCCCACCCCGAGACCGGGCAGCGGCCGATGGGCTCAGACCTTCTCGTCAATGCAACAGACTGGATGCCCTcgtccaccacacccacccccctcccaaacccctcgAGAAACAAACCCCCCCCTCTGAAGAAGCGCCGTTCCCGTCCGACATGAAGGCGCTGCCGTTTGTTTACTGATCGAGGCCTCCGCTCGCAGCTGCCTGGCAACCCTCCATCTTGTGGTCTTCCTCGGTGGCCATTTTGAATccattctcccctctccctccctcgcccccacccccaccaccaccccccccccccaccccccactcccccagccccctccgcacccccaccccccacaacctctGCTTTGGCTCTCTTACTGAACAGACGTTTTTCAAACCCTGGCGTATACGTATGTTTATATAAGTATAGGCACGTATTTATACATATAATACGCACATATGTGTAAATCCGCTCCTTGGTGATAGAAACGAttacttccccccccaccccccagtgccTCCGGTAAAGGATGTAAATATGTCGAGGGCGGCGAGGATGGATTCGGGGCGAGGTTGGCGTTGAACCTTTCTCGTTTCGGCCTGCCCCGTGGGATCTTCGCCTTgcgggttgggtggttggggtggggggtggggggcggggttggagGGCCGGTGCTAAGTTTGCGGCCCATGTTTTAGGAGCGCCTGCCCGCCTCTTGAGggcccgcccctccccctcccctctcccctcccccgcgccccacctccccacccctcgcCAATGGCCAACGCTCAAGCCACGGTGGTGTCCGCCATCTTGGAGAAGCACGGCTACCAGCTGGGCCGCTACCTCGGCAAAGGGGCCTACGCCATCGTCTGGGAGGCCTACTTCAAGACGTGGCAGACgaacgtggccatcaaggtggtGCTGAAGGAGAAGGCCGAGGCCGAGTTCCTCACCAAGTTCCTGCCCCGCGAGATCCAGGTCTGGAAGTCCCTCAAGCACCCGAACATCGTCAACTTCTACCAGTCCATCGAGACCACCAACCGGGTCTACGTCGTGCTGGAGCTGGCGCCGGGGGGCGAGGTCATGGACATGATCCGCACAAAGGGGGCTTGCGACGAGAAGATGTCGGGCAAGTGGTTCGAGCAGCTGTGCCAGGGGATGGCCTACATCCACAGCAAGGGGATGGTGCACAGGTGAGgaaagtggtggggggaggaggaggacttGGCacttgggagggggaggagggctgGTGGAGCaggtggtgggaggaggagggcttgcaggaagggggaggggggcttgtggggcgagggggtggtggaggaggggagggctgATGGGGCGGCAGGGAGGGGAGAGCtggcagagggaggagagggatgttgGCCAGGCCCAACACTTCTTTGTCGCCCATCCCCCTAATtacccccttgagaaggtggtggtgggtgagccaccttcttgagccgcgGCAGTctgtgtagtgtaggtacacccaccgcgctgttagggagggagttgccccaggattttgacccggcgacagtgaaggaacggccaatatatttccaagtcgggacgGCGAGtgcggctcggaggggaacttccaggtggtggtggtggtcatcCCCGACCACCTTCAATCCCCTCGCCGGACAAGAATCTTATCtccctccgccttaaaaatattcagcgacCCCGCCTCCcctgcctcctgaggcagagaccccgcctccccgcctcctgaggcagagaccccgcctccccacctcctgaggcagagaccccgcctccctacctcctgaggcagagaccccgcctccccgcctcctgaggcagagaccccgCCTCCTGAGGCAGATATCCCGCCTCCCCTGCGtcctgaggcagagaccccgcctcctgaggcagagaccccgcctccccacctcctgaggcagagaccccgcctcctgaggcagagaccccACCTCCCcgttcacccacaagaggaaacgtccttccTACGCCCGCCTTGTCGAGTCCGTTCAgggtcttgtaaacttcaatccaatcgcccctcactctgctaaactccagtgggaacaagcccagtctgtcccacctctccccataagacaacccgctcattccggGCATCAATCcggtaaacttcctctgaaccacctccaacgcatttacacccttcctcaaataaggagaccaaaactgcccacgGTATTCGAGAGGCAGTCTCACCGACGCCCTGTACAacggaagcataacatccttgcttttatgttcaaaccctctcgcaatgaaggtgAGCGTTCCGTCAGAACATAAGagccaggagcagga is a genomic window containing:
- the LOC121275140 gene encoding testis-specific serine/threonine-protein kinase 4-like; the protein is MANAQATVVSAILEKHGYQLGRYLGKGAYAIVWEAYFKTWQTNVAIKVVLKEKAEAEFLTKFLPREIQVWKSLKHPNIVNFYQSIETTNRVYVVLELAPGGEVMDMIRTKGACDEKMSGKWFEQLCQGMAYIHSKGMVHRDLKLENLLLDKNNNIKISDFGFSKQAATDLESLNHVKLSETYCGSYAYVPPEILQGLPYNPFLSDVWSMGVILYTMRTGKLPFDDSNLRRLLRQMIKGPIFSQKHKSISHECKI
- the LOC121275139 gene encoding testis-specific serine/threonine-protein kinase 4-like → MANSQATMVSTVLEKHGYQLIRQLGKGAYATVWEAYFKTWQTTVAIKVLQKEKAEGRFLTKFLPREIQVWKSLKHPNIINFYQSIETTNRVYIMLELAPGGEVLDTIRLNGACDEEMSGKWFEQLCQGMAYIHSKGMVHR